The following proteins are co-located in the Nitrospira sp. genome:
- a CDS encoding cupredoxin domain-containing protein, with protein MGVRKVSGLLSGGRVWLAACFVLALCSQGGAQAEQRIEVTIKDSVFVTKQVPLRLGVATVIAIVNQDQVRHDFGSTMFDGIPTRVESGGIVSYGKQIGGLFLDAKKEAVVRFTMERPGRHEFRCSIHPNMKGELLLLNVEAV; from the coding sequence ATGGGTGTGAGGAAGGTGTCGGGCTTGTTGAGCGGAGGACGGGTCTGGCTGGCGGCTTGTTTTGTCCTGGCCCTCTGTTCGCAGGGTGGCGCGCAGGCGGAGCAGCGGATCGAAGTGACGATCAAGGACTCCGTGTTTGTCACCAAACAGGTGCCGCTCCGGCTGGGGGTGGCGACGGTCATTGCCATCGTCAATCAGGATCAGGTGCGCCACGATTTTGGGTCGACCATGTTCGACGGCATTCCGACGCGCGTCGAGTCCGGCGGGATCGTGTCGTATGGCAAGCAGATCGGCGGATTGTTTTTGGATGCGAAGAAAGAAGCCGTCGTTCGCTTCACCATGGAGCGGCCGGGCCGGCATGAGTTCCGCTGTTCCATTCATCCGAACATGAAGGGCGAACTGCTCCTGTTGAACGTGGAGGCGGTCTAA
- a CDS encoding universal stress protein: protein MTLIKRVLFATDFSACADRAMGYALAMASAWKAELCVMTVLELYPGMDPDYTVNKMYLDHLRAEASRQLAGVEARAKVAGQPVTVRIETGIPSQAVQTVAHTIGADLLVVGTHGRTGLDHVLIGSTAERVVRMAPCPVLAVKADKGGVAVPAMANIKRIVVPIDLSACSLDALEYAVQFAKPFGASITILHAMEPVAYGLDFSLSHAKEWKEQRTYLEKRLTVLVACVQAQGLQVDHVLKPGLPADSIASYVTQQGYDLMIMGTHGRRGISHVLVGSIAGAMLRHAPCPVLTVRQFNFGADYHRVVPLGEA from the coding sequence ATGACCCTGATCAAGCGAGTGCTCTTTGCCACGGATTTTTCGGCCTGTGCGGATCGGGCTATGGGGTATGCCTTGGCGATGGCGTCGGCCTGGAAGGCGGAGCTCTGTGTGATGACGGTCCTGGAGCTCTATCCGGGGATGGATCCGGACTATACCGTCAACAAGATGTACCTGGATCACTTGCGCGCCGAGGCCAGCCGTCAGCTGGCGGGGGTGGAGGCACGCGCCAAGGTGGCCGGACAGCCGGTGACGGTGCGCATTGAAACCGGCATTCCGAGCCAGGCGGTCCAGACGGTCGCCCACACTATTGGCGCGGACCTGCTGGTGGTCGGTACGCATGGGCGCACCGGGTTGGACCATGTCCTGATCGGCAGCACGGCGGAGCGGGTCGTCCGTATGGCGCCTTGCCCGGTCCTGGCGGTGAAGGCCGACAAGGGCGGTGTGGCTGTCCCCGCGATGGCGAATATCAAACGAATCGTGGTGCCCATCGATCTCTCGGCCTGTTCGCTGGATGCGTTGGAATATGCCGTCCAGTTTGCCAAACCGTTCGGAGCGTCGATCACGATTTTACATGCCATGGAGCCGGTGGCGTATGGATTGGATTTCAGTCTGAGTCATGCCAAGGAGTGGAAGGAGCAGCGGACTTATCTGGAGAAACGCCTTACCGTGCTGGTCGCCTGTGTGCAGGCGCAGGGGCTTCAAGTCGATCATGTCTTGAAACCGGGACTGCCCGCAGATTCGATCGCATCCTATGTCACCCAGCAAGGGTACGATTTGATGATCATGGGGACGCATGGACGGCGTGGCATCTCCCATGTCCTCGTCGGCAGCATTGCCGGCGCGATGCTGCGCCACGCGCCCTGTCCTGTGCTCACGGTGCGTCAGTTCAATTTCGGCGCGGACTACCACCGTGTCGTGCCTCTCGGGGAAGCATAA
- a CDS encoding DUF2934 domain-containing protein has product MKPKVKKPSAPQSKARVVRPSVTNPIELPEGMWERINQKAFELWRDRGCREGHALQDWLDAEAAVMEEIHEARE; this is encoded by the coding sequence ATGAAGCCCAAAGTGAAAAAGCCGTCCGCTCCGCAATCGAAGGCTCGGGTAGTCCGGCCCTCCGTGACGAATCCGATCGAGCTGCCGGAAGGCATGTGGGAACGGATCAATCAGAAAGCCTTTGAGTTGTGGCGAGATCGGGGATGCCGGGAAGGGCACGCGCTTCAGGATTGGCTGGATGCGGAAGCGGCCGTCATGGAGGAGATTCATGAAGCTCGCGAATGA
- a CDS encoding NAD(P)H-dependent oxidoreductase subunit E: MRGPSAPMYEQVKSILAKVRSEPPNVLKALLALQEQLGHVPTEAVSEIAHALGATTAQVAGVLSYYPDLRLTHPGRHLIRVCMGESCYANGCGRLLRELQDRLRVDVGETAAGGKFTLDTMSCAGNCAVSPTIMIDRDLYGRLLPSQLDTLLERYK; this comes from the coding sequence ATGCGTGGACCGAGCGCACCTATGTATGAGCAGGTGAAGTCCATTCTCGCGAAGGTTCGCAGTGAGCCGCCCAATGTTCTCAAGGCATTGCTGGCCCTGCAGGAGCAACTCGGGCATGTGCCGACAGAAGCGGTGTCGGAGATCGCCCATGCGTTGGGCGCTACCACCGCGCAAGTCGCCGGGGTGCTTTCCTATTATCCCGATTTACGCCTGACGCATCCGGGCCGGCACCTGATCCGTGTCTGCATGGGGGAATCGTGCTACGCCAACGGCTGCGGACGGCTGCTGCGGGAATTGCAGGATCGTCTCCGTGTGGACGTGGGCGAAACTGCCGCGGGCGGAAAGTTTACCCTCGATACCATGTCTTGTGCCGGCAACTGCGCGGTGTCCCCGACGATCATGATCGATCGCGACCTCTATGGCCGCCTGCTGCCCTCGCAGCTTGATACGTTGCTGGAGCGGTACAAGTAA
- a CDS encoding SLBB domain-containing protein: MRTVTRLYLSNDTSARAAGAGVLADAWSEHPEVQLIRISSRGAFFLEPMVERDSPAGRVAWFNVTAQDLPLILSGTDGTPVRSLPFLAQQTRFTFANFGETEPLALDEYQARGGLSGLETALRIGPDAIIEELRVSQLRGRGGAAFPVWNKWKVAQQARADQKYVVANADEGDAGTYCDRMILEGDPFRLLEGMLICARAIGAGRGYVYCRQEYPAAAKTLRAAIQKADEAELLELDGEPFPIEVVEGAGSYVCGEETALLESLEGKRGVVRARPPYPAQSGLYGRPTIVSNVLTFATIPNILSRGGAWHAALGTEQSRGTMALQLGGRVKHPGLVEVPFGLSLHQVLEQFGGGMAPGSRFKAVQVGGPLGSLFPASQMDIPICYDAFAKAGAVLGHGGIVVYDHETDMVDLARHFMAFTADESCGKCTPCRIGSVRGREILERIQAGSGTIEDLSLLHDLGDTMKVASLCALGGRAPYPVLTAIEHFPAEFRAKLRT, from the coding sequence ATGCGTACGGTCACCAGACTCTACCTGTCCAACGATACGTCGGCGAGGGCCGCGGGAGCGGGTGTGCTGGCCGATGCCTGGTCGGAACATCCCGAGGTCCAACTCATTCGCATCTCCTCGCGCGGCGCGTTCTTTCTGGAACCGATGGTGGAACGCGATAGCCCCGCCGGCCGCGTCGCCTGGTTCAATGTCACAGCCCAGGATCTACCGCTCATTCTCTCCGGCACAGACGGCACTCCGGTGCGATCCCTTCCTTTTCTTGCCCAGCAAACCAGGTTCACATTTGCCAACTTCGGCGAGACGGAGCCCTTGGCGCTCGATGAATATCAGGCGCGCGGCGGCCTGTCCGGCCTGGAGACGGCCTTACGGATCGGTCCGGATGCGATCATCGAAGAACTGCGGGTGTCGCAGTTGCGTGGCCGTGGCGGCGCGGCCTTTCCGGTCTGGAACAAGTGGAAGGTGGCGCAACAGGCCAGGGCCGACCAAAAGTATGTGGTCGCCAACGCCGACGAAGGCGACGCGGGAACCTACTGCGACCGGATGATTCTGGAAGGCGATCCGTTCCGGTTGCTCGAGGGCATGTTGATCTGCGCCAGGGCCATCGGGGCCGGCCGCGGATACGTGTACTGCCGGCAGGAGTATCCGGCGGCTGCAAAGACGTTGCGGGCGGCCATCCAGAAGGCGGATGAAGCGGAGTTGTTGGAGTTGGACGGCGAACCGTTTCCGATCGAAGTGGTGGAAGGTGCCGGGTCCTATGTCTGTGGAGAGGAAACGGCGCTCCTGGAATCGCTGGAAGGGAAGCGGGGTGTGGTACGGGCGAGACCTCCCTATCCGGCGCAGTCCGGCTTGTATGGGCGACCGACCATCGTCAGCAACGTGCTGACCTTTGCGACGATCCCGAACATCCTTTCGCGCGGCGGCGCCTGGCATGCGGCGCTCGGCACGGAGCAGTCCCGCGGCACCATGGCATTACAACTCGGCGGGCGGGTGAAACATCCCGGGTTGGTCGAGGTGCCGTTCGGATTGAGTCTGCATCAGGTTTTGGAGCAATTCGGCGGCGGCATGGCGCCCGGATCGCGCTTCAAGGCCGTGCAGGTGGGGGGACCGCTCGGAAGTCTCTTTCCGGCCTCCCAGATGGACATTCCCATTTGTTACGACGCCTTTGCGAAGGCCGGCGCGGTGTTGGGGCACGGCGGCATCGTCGTCTACGATCATGAGACCGACATGGTCGATCTGGCGCGGCATTTTATGGCGTTTACCGCCGACGAATCCTGCGGGAAATGTACGCCCTGCCGCATCGGATCGGTGCGGGGTCGTGAAATTCTCGAACGGATTCAGGCCGGGAGCGGCACCATCGAGGACCTGTCGCTGCTTCACGATCTGGGCGACACGATGAAGGTCGCCAGTCTCTGTGCCCTCGGTGGGCGGGCACCCTATCCGGTGCTGACGGCAATCGAACATTTTCCGGCTGAGTTTCGAGCGAAGCTAAGGACGTGA
- the fdhF gene encoding formate dehydrogenase subunit alpha yields the protein MKLEINGRLVLASSGDTIYGAAKKAGIAIPGLCSSDHLAPFGSCRLCLCEVEGQNGLPAACTTPVREGMVVHTESERLNRLRRNIVELYLSEQPAGERAPESLQWLAKSLGLRQVRYPQPSHREDVVDRSNPFFTFDNAACISCARCVRACDEIQGTHALTMLDRGFASRPVAGAAALVGEAAGFASSNCVSCGACVKECPTGALMEKTVVEQGPPERTVRTTCAYCGVGCAFDAGVRDGNVVSMVPADDGPSNQGHACMKGRFGWTYNYAPDRLRVPLLRQGNKWVEISWPDALDRIAHEWGRLKDTYGPDALATISSSRGTNEENYLFGKFMRCVVGSNHIDNCARVCHSATVTGMMDTIGASAATNSIEDLDLAKLILVVGANPTESHPVVGARIKQAVRRGAALIVIDPRRTELARLADLHLQMHPGTNVALLNGLGHIIVKEGLIDQGFVGDRTQGVEEWVRGVESCTPEVTSKVTGVPAHLIAEAARRYATSGGSMAVHGLGMTEHRWGSHGVMALVNLALATGNIGKPGTGINPLRGQNNVQGACDVGSLPTYFAGYQPFDNPELAAAHLAITGRPLPTMRGMKTPAMWDAALAGTLKSLWIIGYDVAQTDPNLKKVHAALKNLEFLIVQDLFLSETAKLAHLVIPGASFLEKDGTFTNLERRIQRIRKAVEPPDGVLPDWQVVCEVSARMGYPMWYGHPSAIMDEIAQLAPMFAGVSYDRLEAAEGLQWPVPSKEHPGTSLMHERSFPKGKAQFVAVDYLPPGESPTETYPLVLITGRILQHYNCGAQTRRTGIMQVVDTDVLEIHASDAARLDLHDGDIVRLVSARGEAKLPVMVSDRVQSGELFTSFHFPDTDLNVLLSSSADETSKCPEYKVSTVRIEKVLTAGASSTPMHVMLIT from the coding sequence GTGAAGTTGGAAATTAATGGGCGTCTGGTGCTGGCGTCTTCGGGAGACACGATTTACGGCGCGGCGAAAAAGGCCGGGATTGCCATTCCCGGGCTCTGCTCGTCGGACCATTTGGCTCCGTTCGGCTCCTGTCGCCTCTGCCTCTGCGAGGTTGAGGGCCAGAACGGCTTGCCTGCCGCCTGCACGACTCCGGTGCGCGAGGGCATGGTGGTCCACACGGAGAGCGAGCGGCTGAACCGGCTCCGACGGAACATCGTCGAACTCTATTTGTCCGAGCAACCGGCCGGGGAGCGGGCTCCGGAATCCCTGCAATGGTTGGCCAAGTCGCTGGGACTCCGGCAGGTCCGGTATCCGCAGCCTTCCCACCGGGAGGATGTGGTCGATCGATCCAATCCCTTTTTCACCTTTGACAATGCGGCCTGTATTTCCTGCGCCCGCTGCGTGCGCGCCTGCGACGAAATTCAAGGGACTCATGCGCTGACCATGCTCGATCGCGGCTTCGCGAGCCGGCCGGTCGCGGGGGCTGCGGCGTTAGTCGGGGAGGCAGCCGGGTTTGCGTCCTCGAACTGCGTCTCCTGCGGTGCCTGCGTGAAAGAATGTCCCACCGGGGCCCTGATGGAAAAAACCGTCGTCGAGCAGGGGCCGCCCGAGCGGACTGTGCGTACTACATGCGCCTATTGCGGTGTCGGCTGCGCGTTCGACGCCGGAGTGCGCGACGGCAACGTCGTGAGCATGGTGCCTGCCGATGACGGCCCGTCCAATCAGGGGCATGCCTGCATGAAGGGGCGATTCGGCTGGACGTACAACTATGCGCCGGACCGCTTGCGCGTGCCGTTGCTCCGGCAGGGCAACAAGTGGGTGGAGATTTCCTGGCCGGATGCGTTGGACCGCATCGCACACGAGTGGGGTCGTCTGAAAGACACCTATGGGCCCGATGCGCTGGCGACGATTTCATCGAGCCGCGGCACGAATGAAGAAAATTATCTGTTCGGGAAATTCATGCGCTGCGTAGTCGGCAGCAACCATATCGACAACTGCGCGCGAGTCTGCCACAGCGCCACCGTGACCGGCATGATGGACACGATCGGCGCGTCGGCGGCGACCAATTCCATTGAGGATCTGGATCTGGCGAAGTTGATCCTCGTGGTCGGGGCCAACCCCACGGAATCGCATCCGGTGGTCGGCGCGCGTATCAAACAGGCCGTACGGCGCGGCGCCGCACTGATCGTGATCGATCCCCGGCGCACCGAACTGGCCCGCCTCGCGGATCTCCACCTGCAAATGCATCCCGGCACGAACGTGGCGCTCTTGAACGGACTTGGGCATATCATCGTAAAGGAAGGCCTGATCGATCAGGGGTTTGTGGGCGACCGTACGCAGGGCGTTGAAGAGTGGGTGAGGGGGGTAGAGTCCTGCACGCCGGAGGTCACATCGAAGGTCACCGGGGTTCCGGCTCATCTGATTGCCGAAGCGGCGCGCCGGTATGCCACGAGCGGCGGATCGATGGCGGTGCATGGTCTGGGCATGACCGAACATCGCTGGGGAAGCCATGGCGTGATGGCGCTCGTGAATCTGGCGCTCGCCACCGGCAATATCGGCAAGCCGGGCACCGGCATCAACCCGTTACGGGGGCAGAACAATGTGCAGGGTGCCTGCGATGTCGGATCGTTGCCGACCTACTTTGCCGGTTATCAACCGTTCGACAATCCCGAACTGGCGGCTGCGCATCTGGCTATCACGGGGCGACCTTTGCCGACGATGCGTGGGATGAAGACGCCGGCCATGTGGGATGCGGCGCTGGCCGGCACACTCAAGAGCCTCTGGATCATCGGGTATGACGTGGCCCAGACAGACCCCAATTTGAAAAAGGTACATGCGGCGCTCAAGAATCTGGAGTTCCTCATCGTGCAGGACCTGTTTCTCAGCGAAACGGCGAAGCTGGCCCATCTGGTGATTCCGGGCGCCTCCTTCCTGGAGAAAGACGGGACGTTCACTAATCTGGAGCGGCGTATCCAGCGCATCAGAAAAGCGGTAGAACCACCGGACGGCGTCCTGCCCGATTGGCAGGTGGTTTGTGAAGTCTCCGCGCGGATGGGCTATCCCATGTGGTACGGACATCCGTCCGCCATCATGGATGAGATTGCGCAGCTGGCACCGATGTTTGCCGGCGTTTCGTATGACCGTTTGGAGGCGGCGGAAGGGCTGCAGTGGCCGGTGCCGTCAAAGGAGCATCCCGGCACCTCGTTGATGCACGAGCGATCGTTTCCAAAAGGGAAGGCGCAGTTTGTGGCGGTCGATTATCTGCCGCCGGGGGAGTCGCCGACGGAGACCTATCCGCTGGTGCTTATCACCGGGCGTATTCTGCAGCATTACAATTGCGGCGCCCAGACCAGACGGACGGGAATCATGCAGGTGGTCGATACTGATGTGTTGGAAATACACGCCTCCGACGCGGCGCGGTTGGATCTGCACGATGGCGACATCGTCCGGCTCGTGAGCGCACGCGGCGAAGCCAAACTGCCCGTCATGGTCAGCGACCGGGTGCAATCGGGGGAACTGTTCACGAGTTTTCACTTCCCCGACACGGATCTGAACGTCTTGCTCTCCTCCAGTGCCGATGAGACTTCGAAATGCCCGGAGTACAAAGTCTCGACGGTGCGAATCGAGAAAGTGCTGACGGCTGGAGCTTCCTCCACCCCTATGCATGTGATGTTGATCACATGA
- a CDS encoding formate/nitrite transporter family protein, protein MTTEPTPAAANPVADAYPPPEIAARVCKVGLAKVTTSVPTMIALAVLAGAFISLGALFYTVTMTSGKSGPALPFGLLRVAGGVTFSLGLVLVVVGGAELFTGNNLIAMAWAVGCVQTRQVVRNWVWVYLGNLLGAGGTAMLVLLAGVQTLADGAVGETMVQIARSKIALDPVSAFARGILCNVLVCLAVWLCMGARSVADKILAIVFPITAFVACGFEHSVANMFFLPLGIALAAGGVAPLSVMDAVTNLLLVTIGNIIGGTVLVALVYWFVYLRAEPAS, encoded by the coding sequence ATGACCACAGAGCCCACTCCTGCCGCCGCCAATCCTGTTGCCGACGCCTATCCTCCTCCTGAGATTGCGGCGCGTGTCTGCAAGGTGGGGCTCGCCAAGGTCACCACCTCTGTGCCGACCATGATCGCGTTAGCCGTGCTGGCAGGCGCGTTTATTTCGTTGGGTGCGCTCTTCTATACCGTGACGATGACGTCCGGGAAAAGCGGTCCGGCGCTGCCGTTCGGACTGTTGCGTGTGGCGGGAGGGGTGACATTTAGTCTGGGACTCGTGCTGGTGGTCGTGGGAGGTGCGGAACTCTTCACTGGGAATAACCTTATCGCCATGGCTTGGGCCGTTGGTTGTGTGCAGACGCGGCAGGTGGTGAGGAATTGGGTATGGGTGTATCTGGGGAACCTGCTCGGCGCCGGCGGGACGGCGATGCTGGTCCTGCTCGCGGGCGTGCAGACATTGGCAGACGGGGCTGTCGGGGAAACCATGGTTCAGATCGCGCGCAGCAAAATCGCGCTGGATCCGGTTTCGGCCTTTGCCCGCGGGATCCTGTGCAACGTGCTGGTCTGTCTCGCGGTCTGGTTGTGTATGGGAGCGCGGAGCGTGGCGGATAAAATCCTCGCCATTGTGTTCCCGATCACGGCCTTTGTGGCCTGTGGCTTTGAACATTCCGTGGCCAACATGTTTTTTCTGCCGCTGGGCATCGCACTGGCCGCCGGTGGGGTCGCACCCTTGTCCGTCATGGATGCCGTGACCAACCTATTGTTGGTGACCATCGGCAACATCATCGGCGGAACGGTCCTGGTCGCGCTGGTCTATTGGTTTGTGTACCTCCGGGCGGAGCCTGCCTCATAA
- a CDS encoding MFS transporter, whose amino-acid sequence MNRATLRAVLTPRLGIMLPLGFASGLPLALTGGTLQAWLTEAGLDLTTIGLFAYVGLPYTLKFLWAPVMDRIVPPWLGHRRGWMIVTQTGLALALTLMAFIGPGSGAQIFAALALGVAFLSASQDIVFDAYRTDLLKPDERGLGAATWVMGYRVAMMASGSLALIVAARLGWSSAYLCMAGLMALGIVTILMIPEPEAARAAPQSMSEAVWGPLSEFLSRPMALALLGLIVLYKLGDAFAGALTTSFLLRGMAFSSEDIGLVRAFGIGATILGAFIGGGLMPQLGLFRSLMVFGLLQALSNLSFLWLAWVGKSYAVMAFAVGFENLTGGMGTAAFVALVMSLCNHRYTATQFALLSSVEALGRVFLGWPAAKLVGLAGWGPFFFVTFLAALPGLWVLWVLRKPVTQHAELNAGREGTEVPG is encoded by the coding sequence ATGAACAGAGCGACCCTGCGCGCCGTTCTCACTCCACGTCTCGGCATCATGCTGCCCCTGGGGTTTGCCTCCGGGTTGCCGCTGGCCCTCACGGGTGGAACGCTGCAAGCCTGGCTCACCGAGGCTGGCCTGGATCTGACCACGATCGGCCTGTTCGCCTACGTCGGCCTTCCCTATACGTTGAAATTTCTCTGGGCCCCGGTGATGGATCGCATCGTGCCGCCCTGGCTCGGGCACCGCCGTGGTTGGATGATCGTCACGCAGACGGGTCTTGCACTGGCACTGACGCTAATGGCCTTCATCGGTCCAGGCTCGGGCGCCCAGATCTTTGCCGCATTAGCACTGGGTGTCGCCTTTCTCTCTGCTTCACAAGATATCGTCTTCGATGCCTATCGCACTGACTTGTTGAAACCGGATGAGCGAGGGTTGGGCGCGGCCACCTGGGTGATGGGGTATCGCGTCGCGATGATGGCGTCCGGTTCACTGGCATTGATCGTTGCGGCGCGTCTGGGATGGTCCTCAGCCTATCTCTGCATGGCCGGGTTGATGGCGCTCGGAATTGTCACGATCTTAATGATCCCGGAACCGGAGGCGGCGAGGGCGGCCCCGCAGTCGATGTCGGAGGCGGTCTGGGGACCACTGTCTGAATTTTTGTCTCGCCCCATGGCGCTGGCGTTGCTGGGGTTGATCGTCCTCTACAAACTGGGCGACGCCTTTGCCGGCGCATTGACGACTTCGTTCCTGCTGCGCGGGATGGCATTTTCGTCGGAAGACATCGGCCTGGTTCGGGCATTCGGTATCGGTGCGACGATTCTGGGCGCGTTCATCGGCGGCGGCCTGATGCCGCAGTTAGGCCTCTTTCGTTCGCTGATGGTCTTCGGGCTGTTACAGGCGCTGTCGAACCTGTCGTTCTTGTGGCTGGCCTGGGTGGGGAAGAGCTACGCCGTGATGGCGTTCGCAGTCGGATTTGAGAACCTCACCGGCGGCATGGGCACGGCGGCCTTCGTGGCGCTGGTTATGTCGCTCTGCAATCACCGCTATACGGCGACTCAGTTCGCGCTACTGTCTTCGGTTGAAGCCCTCGGACGGGTTTTTCTCGGCTGGCCCGCTGCGAAGCTGGTAGGGCTCGCCGGGTGGGGACCCTTCTTCTTCGTGACCTTTCTCGCCGCGCTGCCAGGCTTATGGGTGCTGTGGGTGCTCCGCAAGCCGGTGACGCAGCATGCGGAGTTGAATGCAGGGAGAGAGGGAACTGAGGTTCCCGGCTGA
- a CDS encoding BrnT family toxin, protein MGDIRFEWDEKKNRQNIRKHGVSFEEAQSVFLDDHALRFYDPDHSKDEDRFLMLGLSFTLRILVVCHCYRERDAVIRIISARKATRQEGEHYER, encoded by the coding sequence ATGGGTGATATCCGTTTTGAATGGGATGAGAAGAAGAACCGACAGAATATTCGAAAGCACGGTGTCTCGTTCGAGGAGGCACAGTCTGTGTTCCTCGACGACCATGCGCTGCGATTCTACGACCCGGATCACTCGAAAGACGAAGATCGATTTCTCATGCTGGGCCTGAGTTTCACGCTACGCATCCTGGTCGTCTGCCACTGCTATCGAGAACGTGACGCTGTCATCCGGATTATTTCAGCTAGAAAAGCGACAAGACAGGAGGGCGAGCATTATGAGAGGTGA
- a CDS encoding BrnA antitoxin family protein, whose amino-acid sequence MRAEYDFSKMKGQRNPYRGQLKQPITIRLDKSTVAYFKGLADEIGIPYQNLINLYLRDCALNQKKLDLRWAS is encoded by the coding sequence ATGAGGGCGGAATATGATTTTTCAAAGATGAAGGGGCAGCGCAATCCGTACCGCGGGCAACTGAAGCAACCCATCACCATTCGGTTGGATAAATCGACTGTGGCCTATTTCAAGGGGTTGGCCGACGAAATCGGCATCCCATACCAGAATCTCATCAATTTGTATCTGCGAGATTGCGCGCTGAATCAGAAGAAACTTGATCTGAGGTGGGCATCGTAA
- a CDS encoding DUF4359 domain-containing protein, with amino-acid sequence MMSNLKLAGLVAGLLIAVGLAATNPTMDAYVHFVEARLLAEIEKMDQSGPRHDRDLIQAVFRAQGPKLVEGVVRPNTTRNNWGLLSLFETNVLDQPVLVLGVAGRFVPLRGVEEATLKVGRLAF; translated from the coding sequence ATGATGAGTAACCTGAAATTGGCCGGGTTGGTGGCAGGCCTTCTGATCGCCGTCGGGCTGGCGGCGACCAATCCGACGATGGATGCCTATGTGCATTTTGTCGAAGCCCGCCTGTTGGCTGAAATCGAAAAGATGGACCAATCGGGGCCGCGCCACGATCGCGACCTTATTCAGGCCGTCTTTCGCGCGCAAGGCCCCAAACTGGTGGAGGGCGTCGTTCGGCCGAACACCACGAGAAACAACTGGGGCTTGCTCAGTCTGTTCGAGACCAATGTGCTGGATCAACCGGTGTTGGTGCTGGGTGTGGCCGGTCGATTTGTGCCCTTGCGAGGGGTCGAGGAGGCGACGTTGAAGGTCGGTCGGTTGGCTTTTTAA